Proteins from a genomic interval of Lolium perenne isolate Kyuss_39 chromosome 1, Kyuss_2.0, whole genome shotgun sequence:
- the LOC127313049 gene encoding probable magnesium transporter NIPA4: protein MGGGGGARLGHWVVSYTGMSADNIKGLLLAVSSSLFIGASFIVKKKGLKKAGASGVRAGVGGYSYLLEPLWWIGMITMVVGEIANFAAYAFAPAILVTPLGALSIIISAVLARIILREKLHIFGVLGCILCVVGSTTIVLHAPQEREIESVAEVWDLATEPAFLLYAGVVLAAAFVLIFHFVPQYGQTHIMVYIGVCSLFGSLSVMSVKALGIALKLTFSGMNQLVYPQTWVFVLVVIACIVTQMNYLNKALDTFNTAVVSPIYYTMFTSLTILASVIMFKDWDRQNPTQIVTEMCGFVTILSGTFLLHKTKDMVDGLQPNLPIRIPKHAEEDAYGSEEIPLRSAADGIPLRSPRSTEGIPLRSAPDGIPLRSLRGTESLRSTG from the exons ATGGGCGGAGGGGGCGGGGCAAGGCTGGGGCACTGGGTGGTGTCGTACACGGGGATGTCGGCGGACAACATCAAGGGGCTGCTGCTCGCGGTCTCCTCCAGCCTCTTCATCGGGGCCAGCTTCATCGTCAAGAAGAAGGGGCTCAAGAAGGCCGGCGCCTCCGGCGTCCGCGCAG GTGTTGGTGGCTACTCGTACCTGCTTGAGCCACTATGGTGGATAGGAATGATAACAA TGGTTGTTGGGGAAATCGCCAACTTTGCAGCCTACGCTTTTGCTCCTGCTATCTTGGTCACTCCACTTGGCGCGCTTAGCATAATTATTAG TGCTGTTCTGGCACGTATCATTTTGCGGGAGAAGCTACATATATTTGGTGTGCTCGGGTGTATTCTTTGCGTTGTGGGTTCGACAACAATTGTGCTACATGCTCCTCAGGAACGTGAGATTGAGTCTGTGGCAGAAGTATGGGATCTTGCTACTGAACCAG CATTTCTTCTTTATGCAGGCGTTGTGCTTGCAGCAGCTTTCGTGCTCATATTCCATTTTGTCCCGCAGTATGGTCAGACACATATTATGGTGTACATTGGCGTCTGTTCTCTTTTTGGGTCTTTATCG GTCATGAGTGTCAAAGCTCTTGGGATAGCATTGAAGCTGACATTTTCAGGGATGAACCAGCTAGTTTATCCACAAACATGGGTGTTCGTACTTGTTGTAATTGCATGCATCGTAACACAGATGAACTATCTGAACAAG GCCCTTGACACATTCAATACTGCAGTTGTTTCGCCCATTTATTACACGATGTTTACATCGTTGACCATTTTGGCTAGTGTAATAATGTTCAAG GACTGGGATCGTCAAAATCCGACTCAAATTGTAACGGAAATGTGTGGCTTTGTTACTATTCTCTCTGGGACGTTTCTTCTTCACAAGACGAAAGATATGGTAGATG GTCTCCAGCCCAACTTACCTATCCGGATTCCTAAACATGCGGAGGAGGATGCATACGGGTCTGAAGAAATTCCTCTCAGGTCTGCTGCCGATGGCATTCCACTCAGGTCACCAAGAAGCACAGAAGGAATTCCTCTCAGGTCTGCTCCTGATGGCATTCCGCTCAGGTCACTGAGGGGCACAGAATCACTTCGCTCAACTGGATGA